The proteins below come from a single Chiloscyllium punctatum isolate Juve2018m chromosome 20, sChiPun1.3, whole genome shotgun sequence genomic window:
- the LOC140492004 gene encoding interferon regulatory factor 1-like isoform X1 produces MPLTRMRMRPWLELQINSNAIPGLIWINKERKMFQIPWKHAARHGWNMDTDASLFRNWAIHTGRFRQGIDSPEPKTWKANFRCAMNSLPDIEEVKDKSVNKGSSAIRVYRMLPPVDRSKQKEKKSRSSKDSKSKSKKKEFKSKVKLEVTEPVTPKLPVDHTTYTAPEQSTSQEMVVDSTVNIGDFSPSETCPVVDWPINEIVGESEDQVVSTCDLYPFQISPMPSPTATSAADSFLTSDEASEITQEPSQWEHSSIEGKGYLSNIIGTMPLTPFENNLNTNEQETISHLTFHDGSWSDSTGGLEFKFPTDRGMDLLNWIESVNWPNGALISCT; encoded by the exons ATGCCTTTGACAAGAATGCGTATGAGACCCTGGCTGGAATTACAGATAAATTCCAATGCAATTCCTGGGTTAATTTGGATAAACAAG GAAAGAAAGATGTTCCAAATTCCGTGGAAGCATGCTGCCAGACATGGATGGAACATGGACACAGATGCAAGCCTTTTCAGAAACTGGGCTATACATACAG GAAGGTTTAGACAAGGAATAGATTCACCAGAGCCTAAAACATGGAAAGCCAATTTCCGATGTGCCATGAACTCACTGCCTGATATAGAGGAAGTGAAGGATAAGAGTGTTAATAAAGGCTCCAGTGCTATTCGAGTGTACAGAATGCTACCACCTGTTGACAGGTCAAAGCAAAAAG AAAAGAAATCCAGGTCATCCAAAGATTCTAAAAGCAAGAGTAAAAAAAAG GAGTTCAAGTCAAAGGTCAAGTTAGAAGTGACAGAGCCTGTTACGCCTAAACTACCAGTTGATCACACCACATATACTGCACCAGAGCAAAGTACTTCACAGGAAATGGTGGTTGACAGCACAGTGAATATAGGAG ACTTTTCTCCATCAGAAACATGCCCTGTTGTTGATTGGCCTATCAATGAAATAGTCGGAGAATCTGAAGATCAGGTAGTCAGCACATGTGACCTGTATCCATTTCAGATCTCTCCCATGCCCTCTCCTACAG CAACCAGTGCAGCTGACAGCTTTCTGACATCGGATGAAGCTTCTGAA ATCACACAAGAACCCAGTCAGTGGGAGCACAGTAGCATTGAAGGGAAAGGATACCTCAGTAATATAATAGGAACAATGCCACTAACTCCCTTTGAGAATAACCTTAACACGAATGAACAAGAAACAATCTCCCATTTGACATTCCATGATGGCAGTTGGTCAGATTCAACAG GTGGGTTAGAATTCAAGTTTCCTACAGACAGAGGAATGGACCTTCTGAACTGGATCGAATCAGTAAACTGGCCAAATGGAGCACTCATCAGTTGCACTTGA
- the LOC140492004 gene encoding interferon regulatory factor 1-like isoform X2 — MPLTRMRMRPWLELQINSNAIPGLIWINKERKMFQIPWKHAARHGWNMDTDASLFRNWAIHTGRFRQGIDSPEPKTWKANFRCAMNSLPDIEEVKDKSVNKGSSAIRVYRMLPPVDRSKQKEKKSRSSKDSKSKSKKKEFKSKVKLEVTEPVTPKLPVDHTTYTAPEQSTSQEMVVDSTVNIGDFSPSETCPVVDWPINEIVGESEDQVVSTCDLYPFQISPMPSPTATSAADSFLTSDEASEITQEPSQWEHSSIEGKGYLSNIIGTMPLTPFENNLNTNEQETISHLTFHDGSWSDSTGNSLTWSYS; from the exons ATGCCTTTGACAAGAATGCGTATGAGACCCTGGCTGGAATTACAGATAAATTCCAATGCAATTCCTGGGTTAATTTGGATAAACAAG GAAAGAAAGATGTTCCAAATTCCGTGGAAGCATGCTGCCAGACATGGATGGAACATGGACACAGATGCAAGCCTTTTCAGAAACTGGGCTATACATACAG GAAGGTTTAGACAAGGAATAGATTCACCAGAGCCTAAAACATGGAAAGCCAATTTCCGATGTGCCATGAACTCACTGCCTGATATAGAGGAAGTGAAGGATAAGAGTGTTAATAAAGGCTCCAGTGCTATTCGAGTGTACAGAATGCTACCACCTGTTGACAGGTCAAAGCAAAAAG AAAAGAAATCCAGGTCATCCAAAGATTCTAAAAGCAAGAGTAAAAAAAAG GAGTTCAAGTCAAAGGTCAAGTTAGAAGTGACAGAGCCTGTTACGCCTAAACTACCAGTTGATCACACCACATATACTGCACCAGAGCAAAGTACTTCACAGGAAATGGTGGTTGACAGCACAGTGAATATAGGAG ACTTTTCTCCATCAGAAACATGCCCTGTTGTTGATTGGCCTATCAATGAAATAGTCGGAGAATCTGAAGATCAGGTAGTCAGCACATGTGACCTGTATCCATTTCAGATCTCTCCCATGCCCTCTCCTACAG CAACCAGTGCAGCTGACAGCTTTCTGACATCGGATGAAGCTTCTGAA ATCACACAAGAACCCAGTCAGTGGGAGCACAGTAGCATTGAAGGGAAAGGATACCTCAGTAATATAATAGGAACAATGCCACTAACTCCCTTTGAGAATAACCTTAACACGAATGAACAAGAAACAATCTCCCATTTGACATTCCATGATGGCAGTTGGTCAGATTCAACAG GGAATAGCCTGACATGGTcatactcatag